A section of the Roseivirga sp. BDSF3-8 genome encodes:
- a CDS encoding ABC transporter permease, whose product MLKNYFKSIFRGLTKDTTSLFINLLGLAVSFAGFLLIIQYGVYEMSYDQHFENSRNVYRVALEGYQSGQLEVERATTYPGLGPALKSEFSTVENTVRLRPVTAVIQKDNIRFIEAQLYAADPSVFEVFGFKLTDGRETRALQDVGSVVLSRSTAKKYFGDESPVGKSLTLRVGAVSEELVVTGLYDDFPQNSHIRPELMLSYNTTKGLPVEPEDSWENSTAYTYVSINGDARPMQLENEFSSLFMKYKGSKLAETNTEERVRLQPVESIHLYSDLENEASINGNGDLVNYLLIIGFFILVIAWINYVNLATARAMRRVKEIGIRKAIGAHKSQLFFQYLIEAGMINFFAIVVALLLTFFIMTQAGDLIDIALPPVGETWVQPWFWGAVFLLWLLGTVSSGFYPSLVLSRFNPVVALKGKARFSTGRFSFRKALMVFQFTISVMMLVGVIAVYSQIRYMANKDLGIEIDKTLVIKAPAYVPDSEEYQRKIETLKTEVIDLPGVRAFSATGAVPGSETYTVGGMIRPVDAPVDEVSTYSLVWVDYDFIEAFKVNMVAGRNFSRDYGTDYHAVVVNEAAARQLGYENPQDAVGTRISAYGEQEIIGVAKNYHQQYLKKDFVPIIFYLNNSSNIFYSLKLDDQADMNELVADVRSTYEQIFPSNAFDYFFLDDFFKTQYRADRQFGQLFGFFTLLAIIIACTGLYGLSSFMVAQRTKEICVRKVIGASRSNIIQLITKDYLIMVIISSLIAWPIAYYGISNWLDDYAFRIQIGWLLFFMPTIVVLVVVLLTISFQTLKTSSANPVKYLKYE is encoded by the coding sequence ATGCTTAAAAACTACTTCAAGAGTATTTTTAGAGGGCTCACTAAAGACACCACATCGCTATTTATCAACTTGCTGGGGCTGGCTGTAAGCTTTGCCGGGTTTCTGCTAATTATACAGTACGGTGTGTACGAAATGAGCTATGACCAGCACTTTGAAAATAGCCGAAATGTATACAGAGTGGCGCTGGAAGGCTATCAGAGCGGACAGCTTGAAGTAGAGCGGGCGACAACTTACCCTGGTTTGGGACCTGCCCTCAAGTCTGAATTCAGCACAGTGGAAAATACGGTAAGGTTACGCCCTGTTACTGCCGTGATTCAAAAGGACAATATCCGGTTTATAGAAGCTCAGTTATATGCGGCTGACCCCAGTGTATTTGAGGTATTTGGCTTTAAGCTAACCGATGGACGTGAGACCAGAGCTTTGCAGGATGTGGGATCTGTGGTGCTGTCACGTTCAACGGCAAAGAAATATTTCGGAGATGAAAGCCCTGTAGGAAAGAGTCTCACGCTAAGGGTGGGGGCGGTCAGTGAAGAACTGGTAGTTACAGGGCTGTATGATGATTTTCCTCAGAACTCTCACATCAGACCGGAGTTGATGCTCTCATACAATACAACCAAAGGGTTGCCTGTGGAGCCTGAAGATAGCTGGGAAAATTCAACAGCTTATACCTATGTGAGCATAAACGGGGACGCGCGCCCGATGCAGCTGGAAAATGAATTCAGCAGCCTTTTTATGAAGTATAAGGGGAGTAAGCTAGCTGAGACTAATACGGAGGAAAGGGTAAGACTACAACCAGTAGAGAGCATCCACCTTTATTCTGACCTGGAAAATGAAGCCTCGATAAACGGCAACGGTGACCTGGTGAATTACCTGCTTATCATTGGTTTTTTCATATTGGTGATAGCCTGGATAAATTATGTGAACCTGGCTACTGCCCGTGCCATGCGCCGTGTAAAGGAAATCGGTATACGTAAAGCTATCGGCGCCCATAAGTCACAATTATTTTTTCAGTACCTGATAGAAGCAGGTATGATCAACTTTTTTGCTATAGTAGTTGCCTTGCTACTTACTTTTTTCATCATGACTCAGGCCGGAGATTTGATAGATATAGCTCTTCCTCCTGTGGGTGAGACGTGGGTTCAGCCCTGGTTCTGGGGTGCGGTATTTTTGCTCTGGCTATTGGGTACTGTCAGTTCCGGCTTCTACCCCAGCCTGGTATTATCCCGGTTTAACCCGGTGGTGGCCCTTAAAGGTAAAGCCAGGTTCAGTACGGGCAGGTTTTCGTTCAGAAAAGCTCTCATGGTCTTCCAATTTACCATATCTGTAATGATGTTGGTAGGTGTGATTGCCGTATATAGCCAGATCCGGTATATGGCTAATAAGGACCTGGGTATAGAAATAGATAAAACCCTGGTGATAAAAGCGCCGGCCTACGTGCCTGACAGCGAGGAGTATCAAAGGAAAATAGAAACCCTGAAAACGGAGGTGATCGACTTGCCGGGGGTGCGGGCCTTCTCAGCTACGGGAGCGGTGCCGGGCTCAGAAACCTATACAGTAGGGGGTATGATCCGGCCGGTGGATGCTCCAGTGGATGAGGTAAGTACCTACAGCCTGGTGTGGGTGGATTATGATTTTATCGAGGCCTTCAAAGTCAACATGGTGGCTGGTCGTAATTTCTCGAGAGATTATGGCACTGACTACCATGCAGTGGTAGTAAATGAGGCGGCTGCCAGGCAGTTAGGATATGAAAACCCTCAGGATGCTGTGGGTACGCGGATTAGCGCCTATGGCGAACAGGAAATTATAGGAGTAGCTAAGAATTACCACCAGCAATATCTTAAGAAAGATTTCGTACCGATCATTTTTTACCTGAACAACAGCAGCAATATCTTTTATTCGCTCAAGCTGGACGATCAGGCTGATATGAATGAATTGGTAGCTGATGTTCGCAGTACTTACGAGCAGATTTTTCCAAGCAACGCCTTTGACTACTTCTTCCTGGATGATTTTTTCAAAACGCAGTATCGTGCCGACCGGCAGTTTGGTCAGCTTTTCGGCTTCTTTACGTTGCTCGCTATTATAATCGCCTGTACGGGCCTCTACGGACTTTCATCATTTATGGTGGCTCAGCGTACCAAGGAGATTTGTGTAAGGAAAGTTATTGGAGCTTCACGCAGCAATATCATTCAGCTTATCACGAAGGACTATCTTATAATGGTAATCATTTCCAGCCTGATAGCCTGGCCAATAGCCTATTACGGCATCAGTAACTGGCTGGATGATTATGCATTCCGCATACAGATTGGTTGGCTATTATTTTTTATGCCCACGATCGTTGTACTGGTGGTTGTTTTGCTAACTATCAGTTTCCAGACCCTGAAAACGTCTTCTGCAAATCCCGTCAAATACCTTAAATACGAGTAA
- a CDS encoding AI-2E family transporter encodes MDQNQSSLKDRLAVACYRAFLIAFIIALLYLGREILIPLIYALLFSFLLLPLSNFLERRSLPRPLAIIISLTVFIIIVGFILFFLGFEVVQISKNLPSIFGKLEATLDNARLFVESNFKGLGQQVDLQGMMIERGEAVILDFINKLTTMGDTLLYIGIQPILIYFILYFRKLPTVFIERRYQKHGQESMKDLMYKAQHVIRQYLQGLLWLTVLTFAMDYLILLILGIQYALFFALFLAIMSLIPYIGQIIANVVIVGFALLTKDSLLIPGLVLGLIYLANLAQENIFRPWLVGNSTKINAFAVLLSVIVGGMLWGISGMVLFIPLIGVVKIILEESDTLYPYATFLGGLEESKEKAKEENGVSLEE; translated from the coding sequence ATGGATCAAAATCAATCTAGCCTAAAAGACAGACTCGCGGTAGCCTGCTATCGTGCATTTCTCATCGCTTTTATTATTGCTTTGCTATATCTGGGCAGAGAAATACTAATACCGCTTATATATGCCTTATTATTTTCATTTTTACTACTGCCTCTTTCTAACTTTTTAGAAAGGCGTAGCCTTCCCCGGCCTCTGGCGATAATTATTTCTCTTACTGTTTTCATTATCATAGTTGGGTTTATTCTGTTTTTCCTTGGCTTTGAGGTGGTGCAGATCTCCAAAAACTTACCTTCAATATTTGGCAAGCTCGAGGCTACACTGGACAATGCCAGGCTATTTGTAGAAAGTAACTTTAAGGGGCTCGGTCAGCAGGTGGACCTGCAAGGTATGATGATAGAGAGGGGGGAAGCTGTAATACTGGACTTTATCAATAAGCTTACTACTATGGGTGACACGTTGTTATACATAGGTATTCAGCCCATCCTGATCTACTTTATCCTCTATTTCCGTAAGCTACCTACCGTTTTTATCGAAAGACGGTACCAGAAACACGGGCAGGAGTCCATGAAGGACCTTATGTATAAGGCACAGCATGTGATTCGACAGTATCTGCAAGGGCTTCTCTGGCTCACTGTACTTACTTTCGCGATGGATTATTTGATCCTGCTCATTCTGGGTATTCAGTATGCGCTATTCTTTGCGCTTTTTCTGGCCATTATGAGTTTGATTCCCTACATCGGACAAATCATCGCCAATGTGGTCATTGTAGGGTTTGCCTTACTTACGAAGGACTCCCTCCTAATTCCAGGGTTGGTGCTGGGCCTTATATACCTGGCTAACCTTGCGCAGGAAAATATTTTCCGTCCGTGGCTGGTGGGTAACTCTACCAAAATCAATGCTTTTGCCGTGTTGCTGTCTGTGATTGTGGGGGGGATGCTTTGGGGAATCAGTGGCATGGTGCTTTTTATCCCATTAATTGGCGTAGTAAAAATTATCCTGGAAGAGTCTGATACCCTATACCCTTACGCTACATTTCTTGGCGGGCTGGAAGAAAGCAAAGAAAAAGCGAAGGAAGAGAATGGGGTAAGCCTGGAAGAATAA
- a CDS encoding putative LPS assembly protein LptD, translating to MRKSRSLISFIVFMFSGLSVLAQTEGERKISSEPINENEPDSVVITQSDVVDIGNVSQDTATSQPEGDIRTTIKYSAKDSTNMDLLGQKVYLYGDAKITYGTIELQADQIVIDYLTNSVTAEGREDSTGTMVGLPIFKEGEEVFEARQMKYNFKTRKAFISGVAKEQDEGYLFGESVKKDEEDNLYIQGGKFCPCDDPDASTYIRSKRIKLIPNDKVVTGPFIMYIGDVPTPLLFPFGMFPMPDKRASGIVVPTYGEERRRGFFLRNGGYYFAISDYVDLALTGEIYSKGSQGLNVRSTYRKRYKYNGNLNLQYNKQRVGQNEEDSVIQKDFWIRWSHQPQSRGTSRFSASVNAGTSSFNNNNPTRDLSQNIRQTFNSSVQYSKSFVGTPFNMSVSARHDQNIATGEVNLQLPELAVNMNRLYPFKGVAGDISWLEKLNIAYTMNATNRITNELPGLTNAEGRDSIAPFNFATLPELLENARNGFRHTIPVSTSLQLFKYFTVNPNFNYEEIWYLRQLDYSDYTAERGTIVIDTLNQFSRAYSFSTGASLNTRVYGTFYLKNKRLQAVRHIMIPSLSYSYRPDFSDPRYGFYQEVVVDSMGTTDLLSRYNGFVYGTPGRGVSNSLSFSVSNNIEGKLLAKNDTTGKPTKITLIDNLGMSASYNFAAEQFKLSTINLTARTRIFNNKLDINLTGTLDPYVYRLDSAYINRSGDRVVQQTRLDRYSWNYGRGFGQFSRVNLALGTSLNPKARENEQELDDIERENPNMPTSALRAEYVDFSIPWNLRLQYSLSYAKIGFQESDIISSVTFNGSLNITDKWKMTFNSGYDFKRKEFTLTNLAINRDLNCWQMRFNWTPFGRFQSYSLTVNIKSSILQDLKLNRNRSFWDQ from the coding sequence GTGCGTAAATCCAGAAGTCTCATAAGCTTCATAGTGTTCATGTTTTCCGGGCTGTCCGTTTTGGCTCAGACCGAAGGAGAAAGAAAAATCTCCTCTGAGCCTATAAACGAGAACGAGCCTGATTCTGTGGTTATTACACAATCCGACGTAGTTGATATAGGTAATGTATCGCAGGATACAGCCACAAGCCAGCCAGAGGGTGATATACGAACTACTATCAAGTATTCTGCCAAAGATTCAACAAATATGGATCTGCTGGGCCAAAAAGTTTACCTCTATGGTGATGCTAAGATCACCTATGGTACTATAGAGCTACAGGCTGACCAGATTGTTATTGATTATCTCACTAATTCTGTAACTGCCGAGGGCCGGGAAGACAGTACGGGCACGATGGTGGGTCTGCCTATTTTTAAGGAAGGCGAAGAGGTGTTTGAGGCCAGGCAGATGAAATATAACTTCAAAACCCGAAAAGCCTTTATTTCGGGGGTGGCAAAGGAGCAGGATGAGGGCTATCTTTTTGGCGAATCGGTAAAAAAGGACGAAGAAGATAATCTTTATATACAGGGAGGTAAATTTTGCCCCTGTGACGATCCGGATGCCTCTACTTATATCCGCAGTAAACGCATTAAACTGATACCGAATGATAAGGTGGTGACAGGCCCCTTTATTATGTACATAGGTGATGTACCTACTCCCTTACTTTTTCCTTTTGGCATGTTTCCTATGCCGGATAAGCGGGCCTCGGGCATAGTGGTGCCTACCTACGGGGAGGAACGACGCCGGGGTTTTTTCCTGAGAAATGGGGGCTACTACTTCGCAATCAGTGACTACGTAGATCTGGCCCTTACCGGGGAGATATACTCTAAAGGTTCCCAGGGTCTGAATGTGCGAAGCACTTATCGTAAGCGCTATAAGTACAACGGTAACTTAAACCTGCAGTACAATAAACAGCGGGTGGGGCAGAATGAGGAGGACTCGGTAATACAGAAGGACTTCTGGATACGATGGAGCCACCAGCCACAAAGCCGCGGAACCAGCCGTTTTTCGGCTTCGGTAAATGCGGGTACTTCAAGCTTTAACAATAATAACCCTACGCGGGACCTAAGCCAGAATATCCGGCAGACCTTTAACTCAAGTGTACAATACAGTAAGTCATTTGTAGGTACCCCCTTCAATATGTCGGTGAGTGCGCGGCATGATCAGAATATTGCTACCGGTGAGGTAAACCTGCAACTACCGGAACTGGCGGTTAATATGAACCGTCTTTATCCTTTTAAGGGGGTAGCGGGTGACATAAGCTGGCTGGAGAAGCTGAATATCGCGTATACGATGAATGCGACAAACCGCATTACTAATGAACTTCCGGGCCTTACAAATGCGGAAGGAAGGGACAGTATCGCTCCTTTTAATTTCGCCACTTTGCCTGAACTTCTTGAAAATGCACGGAATGGCTTCAGGCATACCATTCCGGTAAGCACTTCTCTGCAACTCTTCAAGTATTTTACGGTAAACCCTAATTTTAACTATGAAGAGATCTGGTACCTGCGACAACTGGATTATAGTGATTACACGGCGGAGCGCGGAACGATAGTCATAGATACGCTGAACCAGTTTAGCCGGGCTTATAGCTTTAGCACCGGTGCCAGCCTGAATACCAGGGTGTACGGGACATTTTACCTGAAAAATAAGCGCCTCCAAGCTGTGAGGCATATCATGATACCCAGCCTATCTTATAGCTACCGGCCTGATTTTTCAGACCCCCGGTATGGGTTCTACCAGGAGGTGGTGGTGGACTCTATGGGGACCACGGACCTGCTTAGCCGTTACAATGGATTTGTTTATGGCACACCTGGCCGGGGAGTAAGTAATAGTCTGTCTTTTTCTGTTAGTAATAATATTGAGGGTAAGCTGCTGGCTAAGAATGATACTACAGGGAAGCCGACCAAGATTACACTGATAGATAACCTGGGTATGAGTGCCTCATACAACTTTGCCGCTGAGCAGTTTAAACTTTCTACCATAAACCTGACGGCACGCACCCGGATATTTAACAATAAGCTGGATATAAACCTGACGGGAACCCTGGACCCGTATGTGTACCGCCTAGATTCTGCCTATATTAATCGCTCCGGTGACCGGGTGGTACAGCAAACCCGCCTGGATCGCTATTCATGGAACTACGGACGCGGTTTCGGGCAGTTTAGCCGGGTGAACCTGGCGCTGGGCACGAGCCTGAACCCCAAGGCACGGGAAAATGAACAGGAGCTTGACGACATAGAGCGGGAGAACCCTAATATGCCTACCTCGGCATTGAGAGCGGAATATGTGGACTTTTCTATCCCCTGGAACCTGCGGCTGCAGTATTCGCTGTCGTATGCCAAGATAGGCTTCCAGGAAAGCGATATTATTTCTTCGGTCACTTTCAATGGTAGTCTGAATATCACCGATAAGTGGAAGATGACGTTCAACTCTGGTTATGACTTTAAGCGAAAAGAATTTACGCTAACCAATCTGGCGATTAACCGGGACCTGAACTGCTGGCAGATGCGTTTTAACTGGACGCCATTTGGTCGTTTTCAGTCTTATTCCCTCACTGTCAATATTAAATCTTCGATACTACAGGACCTGAAACTTAACAGGAACAGAAGTTTCTGGGATCAGTAA
- a CDS encoding tryptophan 2,3-dioxygenase family protein has translation MDVLNKLDQNGRHYLEQLLTKFDSSEQSVSCHLEGLYRSSYQNYWDYLRLNTLLSTQNPKTSFPDEMVFILYHQVAELYFRMILWEMEQITREDRPVDEAFFLEKCERICRYFRQLVTSMEVMTEGLDARQFLQFRTSLTPASGFQSAQYRMIELNATSLRCLCGHGSDGLKEGMASEELYQRIYWKNGAKSRLTGNKDQSLKDFEIQYDRELIRLAEEKATTNLYALYLKYYRGGACSEQIKNALRQMDKLANVDWPLMHYRAAATHLGGGVKGTGGTNWKEYLPPKRQRIIFFPDLHSTEELDNWGKGAA, from the coding sequence ATGGATGTGCTGAACAAGCTGGATCAAAATGGCAGGCATTATCTGGAACAACTATTAACTAAGTTCGACAGTAGTGAACAGAGTGTTTCGTGTCACCTGGAGGGTCTTTACAGGTCTTCTTACCAAAACTACTGGGACTACCTCCGGCTTAACACTCTCCTGAGTACGCAGAACCCTAAAACGTCTTTTCCGGACGAGATGGTTTTTATCCTTTATCACCAGGTAGCTGAGCTGTATTTCCGAATGATACTTTGGGAAATGGAGCAGATTACCCGGGAGGACCGGCCGGTGGATGAAGCATTTTTTCTGGAAAAATGCGAAAGGATATGCCGGTACTTCAGACAGTTAGTAACCTCAATGGAGGTGATGACTGAGGGGCTGGATGCCAGACAATTTTTGCAGTTTCGTACGAGTCTCACACCGGCCAGCGGATTTCAGTCTGCCCAGTACCGCATGATTGAGCTTAATGCCACCTCGCTGAGATGCTTATGCGGGCATGGCAGCGATGGCCTTAAAGAGGGTATGGCTTCAGAGGAATTATACCAACGCATTTACTGGAAAAACGGAGCCAAGAGCCGTTTGACAGGTAATAAAGATCAGTCTCTGAAGGACTTTGAAATACAATACGACAGGGAACTGATTCGACTGGCGGAAGAAAAGGCAACAACTAACCTTTATGCCCTTTACCTGAAGTACTACCGGGGAGGAGCCTGTAGTGAACAAATAAAGAATGCGCTGCGGCAAATGGATAAGCTGGCTAATGTAGACTGGCCTTTGATGCACTATCGGGCAGCAGCCACTCACCTTGGCGGCGGAGTGAAAGGCACCGGAGGCACAAACTGGAAGGAGTACCTGCCGCCAAAACGGCAAAGGATTATATTTTTCCCGGATTTACACTCCACAGAGGAGTTGGATAACTGGGGGAAAGGGGCCGCCTGA
- a CDS encoding tetratricopeptide repeat protein, whose translation MALLVSCGDPDVRQAESFFQKGKGALNKGEYATAVYYYSQAVEKLDTFAAAYNNRGVAYFELKKYQEALNDHNRALQLNPSMTEAYISRVNANMELGNYYAVLSDLEWLIQREESNAQLYFIMASAEAMLKRYESALARLDTVVVLDPENADAWVNRGTVNYYLGNLEEAEADVKKGLALNEEVALGHNTLSLIQIEQGDTTAALASVKQALRKEPFNPYFLNNRGYILLLKGDLEEGLEDVQESLRLDNSNAWGYRNLGLYYLLSGNSQRAIELLKKADDMEEEIPLINVFMGRAYLAENERERACDYFRRSASAGEEAGARAVSMYCE comes from the coding sequence ATGGCACTGCTGGTATCCTGTGGTGACCCTGACGTACGGCAGGCGGAAAGCTTTTTTCAAAAGGGAAAAGGAGCGCTGAATAAGGGGGAGTATGCCACTGCAGTGTATTATTATTCCCAGGCAGTGGAAAAGCTGGATACTTTCGCGGCGGCTTATAATAACCGCGGGGTGGCATACTTTGAGCTTAAGAAGTACCAGGAGGCTCTGAATGATCATAACCGGGCGCTACAGCTAAATCCATCTATGACAGAGGCATACATTAGCCGTGTGAATGCCAATATGGAGCTGGGTAATTACTATGCAGTGCTGAGCGACCTCGAGTGGCTGATCCAGCGGGAAGAAAGTAATGCGCAATTGTATTTCATTATGGCGTCGGCTGAGGCGATGCTAAAGCGCTATGAAAGTGCGCTGGCCAGGCTGGATACGGTAGTGGTACTTGACCCTGAAAATGCAGACGCATGGGTGAACCGTGGTACGGTAAACTATTACCTGGGTAACCTGGAAGAGGCTGAAGCTGATGTGAAAAAAGGCCTTGCTCTGAATGAAGAAGTGGCCCTCGGACATAATACATTGTCTCTGATACAGATAGAGCAGGGTGATACCACGGCGGCCCTGGCGTCTGTAAAGCAGGCTCTGCGAAAAGAGCCCTTCAACCCATATTTTCTAAATAACCGCGGCTACATCCTGCTGCTTAAGGGTGACCTGGAAGAGGGACTTGAAGACGTGCAGGAAAGCCTGCGGCTGGATAATTCGAATGCCTGGGGCTACCGGAACCTGGGGCTCTACTATCTGCTGTCGGGTAATAGCCAGCGGGCTATTGAGCTTTTAAAAAAGGCAGATGACATGGAAGAGGAGATACCATTGATCAATGTATTTATGGGCCGTGCCTATCTGGCTGAAAATGAAAGGGAACGTGCCTGTGATTATTTCAGGCGGAGTGCCTCCGCAGGTGAGGAGGCCGGTGCCCGTGCCGTCTCTATGTATTGCGAATAG